AGCAAGGCAAGCCCGCGCATATTCTGGAATTCAAGCGCGGAGACAAGATGAGCGAGGTATTGGCGGACATTCGTCGCCTCGCCAAGGTCTGCGAGCATGCCGGCAATAGCCGGCTGCAAACGAACTATCTGGTCCTGACGAAAAAGTGCGACACCAGCGGCGGTATCGAGCCTACCCTCGAGCGCCTTGAGCAGGCATTACAGCCCTTCGAGAGCGTCACTCACTTCATCTGGCAAAGCGACCCCCTGGGCGACTTCCTTGACAGGAACCATCAGCCTGTTGACACCTTTCGGGTGGTGATCGTTGAGTTGCGGACTCGGCAATGAACATGCCTGTTGCACAGGCCTAGTCCCGATTCGCCGCCCGCCAATACGCCACCGACTCCTCGGGCACTACCCCCTGCGTGGTGCCGATCTCGATCACCGCCTGCTGAAACGCCGCGGCAAGCGCAGGCTGGTGGCACAGATGCAGGCTACGGATCATGCGCGTAATGCGCAGGTGGTTGTGCCCGCCCCGCTTCAGCCACACATGATCGCGCATATTGAGCTCGGGAAGCGCCTCGATGACCAGTTCCCGGCGCTGCAGCCCGAAAAAGGCCAGCATCACGTCCAATGAGCGCCGTTGATTCGCTCGCAACGACTCGTCATTGGCGAATGCGGCCCGCGCCTCGTCATCCAGCACTGGCGCAAAGCCATTGAAGCGGCTCGCCTCGGGAATCGGGAACAGCCACTGGATGTAGTCGTGGGTGTGCTCCAGCCAGAACGCTGACAGCGCCCAGATCTCCTCGACCTTGCGCCCCTTGTGATCGGCATCCTGCCCGGTATAGAAGCGAATCAGCGGCAGGTGAAGTGTCTCCATCGTGCCAATTCTCCTGATGATGAATTGCTGCCCTCCCAGGGGTTATCAAGCGGTGAGAGAAGTGCGAAGCACTGGGTTATGGCTGCAGCATAGGTTGCCACGGATGATACAGACCCGACGCTGGTGCGCGCGACTCATATGACGTTGTACGAGATAGGGATGAAGGCCAGCGAGACAATGACGAAGCCGCTCGAATAGCGCAAGGCTCAACGACCTGGTTCGGAAGGAAAAGGGCAGCCAGGATTACACGAATAGCTTGATGCCATTCAGTAATTGATTGATGGACAGCGCCATGATGGCAATGATGATCAGGCCGTGATCCATCGGCCGCCAACCCGCCTCCACCTTGAGCCGTTGGCTGAATCTATCGAAAAAATCCCTGGCCGCGGAGGGCGGGGAACTCGCGACCCGGCCTGCCACGCGCTCGGCCCGCCTGTGCAGCAGGCTTGCCCGCAAGGCCAGATAGGCAAAAATTCCCGCAGACAATAGGCCGAACAGCCAAGCGGTGAATTCCAGCATCATATCTGTTCCATACCCTGATCTTGGTTCAGGTCAATACTGATCGCCGTGACCAAGTCTTCCTCCTGTGAAGCGCCCTCTTCTATCGGCACGGCACTGAGTATCATCCGAAATCCACAGCTACGTGCAATGGACTCGAGCAGCTCGTTGCCTGGCACATGGCCTGCGTTACCACTTTCAAGACGTGAAATCGCACTTTGCGTGGAGCCGATCCGTCTCGCCAGCGCGACTTGAGACAATTCGGCCGTGGTTCGCATCCGGTAGACGAGCCGCCCCAAGCGCAGGGAAAGCAATACGCGATCAGCCAGCTCCCGGCCCTCTTCGGTCTGGTGTACTTCTTGCATGAACGCTTTTGCATAGCTGCTCATCACTCTCTCCAATAAGGTCGCAAGTCCCCAGCCAGTTTATCGATACGCTCTCCCGCTTCCATGGCCTGCCCAAAGTAGATGACCTTGAATGCGAGGGGATGTTGGGGACAAGTGAAAATCGCTTCATAGCCCTCTATGGCATAAACACGAAATGCAATCGTGTAAGGATGGCCTAGATGCGAGTGCTTGATCGCTATCGGGTCCAGGGCCGAGGGATTCTTCATGCACTCCGAGGCCACCTCCAGCACCGCAGCCAGGGCGTAAAACTCCTCTCGCGTGCCGCTGGCCTGGATACGCTGTATTTCCGCCACCACCGGCGCTGCCAGGTATTCATCCTCAACATAGCACATTTGATATAACCCGCGGGACTCGTTGTTTTTATCACTATAGTCTAGAGAACAGATTGGGGCTTTCGCTGAAGCGTGCCGAGCCTCTCAACAGGCAGCGATGTCATCGAGTGATGCCGCCCGGCGCCAAGAGGTGGGCCCAGCAACACGCAAGCGCGAGGCGGCTAAATCACCGACTCCTGCGCATCGGCGGCGTCTCGTCACTGCTCCGCTTCATCACCGAGCCTTCAACGGAGGCCACTGCGCATGCCTTCGAGCTCACCGAAGGCGACCGGGATTCCTAGCTATCAAAATCAAAACTCAGCTCGTCATCCCCTTCCCCGAACAGCGCGTCTAGGTTCCCCGGTGCGGCCACGTTGCCGGGATTCAGCCGTGCAAGACGAGCCAGCAGGTGCGCCTGCGGCAGCGACAGGTTGAGCATAGGCAACCGGCAGCGCCTGCGCCTTCCGCAGAGCCAGGAACGCCTCGTCGTCAAGCTGGGCCATGGCCTTCTCGTCGATCATGTGCAAGCCGGGAATGGAGAGGCCGAGCTGTTCCTGCAACGCATGAGGCCAAGGAGCGATGACCTTGCCCGGGCCAGCGCCGCGATCGCCTGGCGGGTGGTCTGCTGCTTGGCGTGGCTGGCCTTGAGCGTGGCCAGTACCGCCTCCAGCGCCGGGGCGGGCTTGTCTTCACTATCGAAGAACGGCTCGCCCTCCTCCGCGCTGAGCAGGCCGGAATCGCGATCGAAAGTCACCAGTGTCTTGTCACCGACCGGCATCACCTCGAACGGCCAGGTCGCAAGCCACTGCGGCTGGTAGTTACCCAGCCATTTACCCTCTCGGACAAACAGATTGTGGCCGGGCTGCAGACCGCATACGCCGACCAGGTGCCATTCGTGCCCCTCCTTGACCAGGGCAATGGGCATGGAGGCCGCGGCCTTGGCCAGTTCGCCCGCATGCAGCGGCAACAGGGCTTTATTGGTGGCAAAGCTGAGATCGACAGGCGGCTGCCAGGTCTTGCCCTGGCACTCCTTGGGGCTCAGTACGAGCGGTGTGGGCATGGGATCTCCTGAAAAGTTAGAAATGACGAATAAACACTGGGGAAATTCCGCACAAGTGAGCACGGTATTTTCCAGCCCTCGAAAGAAGAAAACCCCCAGCCAGGGCCAGGGGTTCGGTCGCTTGAGGAGAGGGCCGTGCGACCCTCTCGATCAGCTAGGTCAGATGACCTTAGGCAGCTTCAACAGCACCGGCAGTGAGAATGCCAGCCGTGAAGTCGATGTCTTCTGCAGTGACGCCTACCAGTTCAATGGTAGTGATAGCAGAAGTACCGAGGTCGCGACCTGCCTCCGCGTCAGCCTCAACATATAGCGTCAGACCGGTCTCGGTCTCGGTCCAGAAGATCTCCAGCGCGTCGGCAGAGCCCACACGGCTGTTGATGGTCTGGTCTTCACCAAGCGCCACCAGCGTGTAGCCTTCACCGAAGAAGATGCGATCTTCGCCTTCCGCACCGAAGTTGGCGATGGTGATCGTAGAACCTTCATCATCGGCAAAGACGTACAGGTCGCTGTCGGTGGTGGCGTCGGTGCAAACTCACCCAACGTCACGCCGAAGCCGCCATCTTCTTCAGAATCCTTCAGCATCGCCAGGGCATCTTCGATATCAGTTTCGAGAGTTTCCAGCTTGTCGACAAGCGCCTGAGTGGCTTCGGCGGTTTCTTCAGCCGCTTCGAGCTGAGCTTCACGAGTCTCGATAGCGTCGATCAGCGCCTGGCGCTCTGCCTGCAGCTCCAGCACGATATTCAGAATTTCGCCAGTAACAGTTGCGTCAAAGGCATCTTCTGCACTGCTGACCGCACTTTCCAGCGTAGTACGCTCTTCAACTTCGCCGAATGCCGCATTAACAGCCTGCTGCTGGGCAGTCAGGTCTGCAGCGTCTTCTTCGACAGGCTCAGCAAATACGTTACCGTACCCGGCGACGAAGTTGATCAGGTTGGCTACCAGCGCTTGATCCACTTCTTCGCCGTCGATGACGTCCACAATCACATCGCGCAGATTGAGAAGCGTGGGGTTTTCAATGCCTTCAGGAGCTTGAGGATCATTCACCTGAAGCTCAACGTTCGCACCGCCAGCACCGATGTGCGCGTTAATCGCATCGCGCACGGCGTCCAGCAGCGCAGCGTAGTCACCCTCGGCATTCACATGAGCGGCAAGCGCGTCTTCGGCATCGACGATGGCCTGCTGAAGCTCAGCGGCGGTGAACAGGTCTACCAAGTCAGCTTCTGTATATGTAACGCCAGGATTCGGCTCGGCAGTCAGGTTACCCTCAACGTCGAGATACCAAGTAGCAGCATCACCGTTCGCGTCTTCCAGGCTGTCGAGGGTAGCGCCAGTACCGTCTTCATCAGTAGAATCAGTGATTACGGCAGTGTAAGTTTCGCCATCAATCTCTGCGGTGTAGGTACCGTTGCCATTAGGACCAGCATCAGTAGAAGTCCAAATGCTGTCGTTAGCAAAGATAGAAGCGATAATAGCTGCATTATCCGCTTCAGTATTATCGGTTTCCAACCCAACATAGGTCCAAGCACTTCCATCCGCCAGGACATCGGCTGCAGTTACCGCTTCGTTATCATTAGCGAATTTTTCTACAGCAATGCCCGCAAATTCGTAATCGTTACCTTCACCATCATCAGTCTCAATGGTCAGGTTGCCATCTGCATCGGTGTATAGAACAACATGGTCCGCAGGCTCAGTAACAGTATCGCCATTGACAATAACGTTGCCTTGGACATCGTACAAACGCTCATCAGCGTCAACCGCTGCCTGAGCTTCTGCACGTGCCGCTTCCAGAGTGGCGTCGCGCAACAGAGTATTGGCAGACAAAGTGGTCAGCGCGTCAATAGCAGCTTGTTCAACGCCTGCTTGTGTCGCTGTGGTAGCACGCGCCACATCAAGTGCATCAATGGCGTCTTGCAGATTATCTTCCGCAGTCTCAACCGCATTTTGGGCGACTGTATTAGCTTGCTCGATGGCCGTGGCCACTTCAGCAGCTGTCGGCTCTTCGCCCAAATCGCCCAGTTCAACCAGCAGTTCGTTATCGGTGTTGTCGTTCAGGAATTCGGTACGAGCAGCAACAGCACCCTGATAGGCAGCCAGCGTTTCAGTGAGCCCTGAAACAGGCTCTTCTGCCGGCTGCGGGCTCACACCTTCGTCGCGCGACCGAACTGGTTGTAGTGCGAAAGCGGCGTGAGGCCGTTTTCGGTGAAGAACGCCAGCAGGTCGGCGGTCGTCCACTCGGCATAGGTGCCGTCAGTATCGTTTTCCTGCAGCTGAGCCAGCTTGTTGTCCAGGTAGGCCTGGGCGTTGAACTCAGCGGAAGGGCTCACGCCTTCGGCAGCGCCATGCTGGTTGTAATGCGAAAGCGGGGTGAAGCCGTTCTCGGTCAGGAAAGCCAGCAGCTCTTCGCGGGTGGTGATGTCCTCGAAACCGCCGACTTCAGCCAGCTGAGCCAGCTTGGAATCCAGATAGACATTGGCGTCGAATTCGGCAGAAGGATTGAGCCCTTCAGCCGCGCCGTACTGGCGGTAGTGCTCTTCGGCAATCAGCCGGAGGCTTCAAACGCTTCGCGAACCTGTTCGATGGAAGTGAACTCTTCGTAGCCTTCCAGGCTTTGCAGCTAGGCCAGCTTTTGTTCGAGATAGAACTCTTCATTGAAGGCGATCGCCATACTTCTTACTCCTAGCATATGCATATGTTGCGACTTGTTTGCCGCTTATTGATCTCAGGAGCCTTTTACCCTGCGCCCCGGCAGTGCGTCGGCATGAACAGCGCTGTTCATTCAGCGTGCTTGGCACCTCTGTGAAGCACTCGGCATCACTAGTTCCCTTTATTAACAAGACTCATCCAAAGGAGAACCACAAACCCCTCCCATCAGAATTACTCGTCTCGCCATCAGCGATGCTAGATCGCTAACCCTTGCTTTGCAAGGACAAGTTAGTGAATGCTTCGCATACACTACTATTGTTAAAGGCTCGCTGTATTATTTGTCTAAAGTATTACCTCCGCCTGCCGATAAGCGCACTTCACCCTACCCAAAGTAAACAATCACTAACCCCGAAATACTTATAGAACAGCGTTTTCTTTGCATTAGATGGCGTTAATGCAGCGCCACGCGGGTCGCGCCGAATGGCAATGAATTACGCATACTCCGTGTATTGTCAAGAGGAGAAACGCGACAGGCATAGCGCGTTTTCGCCCGCAAATTGGCGCTTGTTCAGTGTTTTTGAGGGGAAACGTTTAACAATTTTTCACGCAATGCCGTGGTGGGATATTCGAAATGGCGGTAGATCAGTGTCGCCAGCCACAGCGTGAGCCCCACGTAGAGCAGGTAGACGAGCGGCCAGGGCAGCTGCGGCGAAAGCCACGGACGCTGGAGCAGCGGGATGATCAGCGAGAAGTGCACCAAATAGGCCGAGTAGGAGACCAGGCTGAGATGGGTGACCGCGCGGGTAA
This DNA window, taken from Halomonas sp. TA22, encodes the following:
- a CDS encoding helix-turn-helix transcriptional regulator encodes the protein MSSYAKAFMQEVHQTEEGRELADRVLLSLRLGRLVYRMRTTAELSQVALARRIGSTQSAISRLESGNAGHVPGNELLESIARSCGFRMILSAVPIEEGASQEEDLVTAISIDLNQDQGMEQI
- a CDS encoding opioid growth factor receptor-related protein, which encodes METLHLPLIRFYTGQDADHKGRKVEEIWALSAFWLEHTHDYIQWLFPIPEASRFNGFAPVLDDEARAAFANDESLRANQRRSLDVMLAFFGLQRRELVIEALPELNMRDHVWLKRGGHNHLRITRMIRSLHLCHQPALAAAFQQAVIEIGTTQGVVPEESVAYWRAANRD
- a CDS encoding SapC family protein yields the protein MPTPLVLSPKECQGKTWQPPVDLSFATNKALLPLHAGELAKAAASMPIALVKEGHEWHLVGVCGLQPGHNLFVREGKWLGNYQPQWLATWPFEVMPVGDKTLVTFDRDSGLLSAEEGEPFFDSEDKPAPALEAVLATLKASHAKQQTTRQAIAALARARSSLLGLMRCRNSSASPFPACT